The following proteins come from a genomic window of Deltaproteobacteria bacterium:
- a CDS encoding AAA family ATPase: protein MLVTDLVGSTQLRTSLGDAHAEPLRRAHEQLLRAIVARHSGRVEQWLGDGILATFESVSSAARAAIDVQQATDRRNRRARREATLEVRVGFAGGEIVWENGDCVGRPVDEAHAACAAARGGEILAPRAVLALVGSREALRQRAAAGDHVEVVWEPPRSAAASLGAPASLRTSGQLPWTGRSAALDVLRDAYHHAANGEPQLVAIRGDAGIGKTRLVAELSREIDALGGAIVYAGAQQDSAGAYDPLDKALRHWVRSVDDLAARLGPNSGELARLVPELLERVPDLPPPSSSDPEHERTLLRDAFLEWLRVATLDDPIVLLLDSLHWAGSAAFDLLAHVLFGLGDSRVLIVTTHRASDARVPELVDAGARALGAGSPSGHPARARSRAALVRLLARAAPACVLRRSEWRSAGALARARRPRARTAQRRRGAQRRARSPLRARSAARPQRARRALRGRGRPPGARAVRE, encoded by the coding sequence TCGCCCGCCACAGCGGGCGGGTGGAGCAGTGGCTCGGCGACGGCATCCTCGCCACGTTCGAGAGCGTTTCGTCCGCAGCCCGCGCCGCCATCGACGTGCAGCAGGCGACCGATCGGCGGAACCGGCGCGCGCGCCGCGAGGCGACGCTCGAAGTGCGCGTAGGCTTCGCAGGCGGCGAGATCGTGTGGGAGAACGGCGACTGCGTGGGCCGGCCCGTCGACGAGGCGCACGCGGCCTGCGCTGCCGCTCGCGGCGGCGAGATCCTGGCGCCGCGGGCCGTGCTCGCGCTGGTCGGCAGCCGCGAAGCGCTGCGACAGCGCGCGGCGGCGGGCGATCACGTCGAGGTCGTGTGGGAGCCGCCGCGCAGCGCCGCTGCGAGTCTCGGCGCGCCTGCGTCGCTGCGCACGAGCGGCCAGCTCCCGTGGACGGGGCGCAGCGCGGCGCTCGACGTGCTGCGCGACGCCTATCACCACGCCGCGAATGGCGAGCCGCAGCTCGTCGCGATTCGCGGCGACGCCGGCATCGGGAAGACGAGGCTCGTTGCGGAGCTGAGCCGCGAGATCGACGCGCTCGGAGGGGCGATCGTCTACGCCGGCGCTCAGCAGGATTCCGCGGGCGCGTACGACCCGCTCGACAAGGCGCTCCGCCATTGGGTGCGCAGCGTCGACGATTTGGCGGCGCGCCTCGGTCCGAACTCGGGCGAGCTCGCGCGGCTCGTGCCCGAGCTGCTCGAGCGCGTGCCCGATCTGCCGCCGCCTTCGAGCTCCGACCCCGAGCACGAGCGCACCCTGTTGCGCGACGCGTTCCTCGAGTGGCTGCGCGTCGCGACGCTCGACGATCCGATCGTGCTGCTGCTCGACTCGCTGCACTGGGCGGGCAGCGCGGCGTTCGATCTGCTCGCGCACGTGCTGTTCGGCCTCGGCGACAGCCGCGTGCTGATCGTGACGACGCATCGCGCGAGCGATGCCCGCGTGCCCGAGCTCGTCGACGCCGGCGCACGCGCGCTCGGCGCCGGCTCGCCGAGCGGGCATCCTGCGCGAGCTCGATCGCGAGCGGCTCTCGTACGCCTTCTCGCACGCGCTGCTCCAGCGTGCGTTCTACGACGAAGTGAGTGGCGCTCGGCTGGCGCTCTTGCACGAGCGCGCCGGCCTCGCGCTCGAACGGCGCAGAGGCGGCGTGGCGCGCAGCGTCGAGCTCGCTCACCACTTCGCGCACGCAGCGCCGCTCGGCCACAGCGAGCGCGCCGCGCGCTACGCGGCCGCGGCCGGCCGCCAGGCGCTCGCGCAGTTCGCGAATGA